The window GCTGACAGTCAGTATGCCTTCTTCCTCGGAATCGAGATTGATCAGCGTCTTACCCGATATATTGGCGGGATCCAGTGCCATCGCTCCATCCATGCCCGTCTCTTCGGATGTGGTGATCAGAAGCTCAATCGGCGGGTGGGCGATTTCCTCCGACGCCAGAATCGCCATCCCCATAGCAACCGCGATTCCGTCGTCCCCGCCAAGGGTTGTCCCGGCAGCATAGAGCATGTCGTCCACGACGCGCAGTTCCAGGGGATCTTTCAGAAAATCGTGCTTGATATCCGGCCTCTTTTCGCAGACCATATCCATATGTCCCTGAATTACGATCCCCGGACTGTTTTCATAGCCTTTAGAGCCCGGCTTTTTGATAATCACATTCAGCGCTTTATCCTGTATGACTTCCAGGTGATGTTTTTTCGCAAAGGAAACCAAGTAGTCGCTGATTCCCTTCTCGTTCCCTGAACCTCTCGGGATCTTGCTGATTTCCCTAAAATACCGAAACACTTCGGCAGGTTCTAGTTTTTCCAATACTTCCATTCTGAACTTCCTCCCGACATTTAAGAATTTATCTCAGACATAGACAAAAATAAGCCTTTAACCTATTGTTCATCCCACTTGCATCGAGACACTTGTCCTCCTCCCGAAGACTCCATAGTAATAAATTATTTTCACTCATGATAATTTATTACTATAGGTGGGCAAAAAAATATTGCTTTCAATGGATGATTCCTGTCGTTTTTTCAGAATATATTTTATGATGGTAAAATTCTACCATTTCGATAAGATTCCTTCCTTTACGATAAAAAATTATTATTTTTTCATTGCCAGCTGAATGACGCGCGAAATCGATTTATTTAACCAGCCTCACAATTCCCATCAGTACCAGCATCGCACCGGAAAAATAGGGGAATTTCTTTTTGATTCTATCCGGCATAAAACGGATGGCGGCATGAATCCCTAACAGAATCAGAAGCGCCTGAATCATCCCCATGACAATAGGTGTGTATAGAGGCAGAATCCCTAATAAACAGGCGGCAAAGGTTGCCACCATATTGTCTAATCCCAAGGCCAGCCCCAGCATCATGGCTTCGCTGACACTGATGGATTTTGAACGGTCAAAGTCTACCGCTTCAGGGTCAGCCATAATATGGATCAGCAATTTTCCGATGCGAATCGTTATTTTCTGCGAAGAGTCCGGAGCATAAGGACCCACATTTCGCGTCAGGTATTCCTGAAAGATGCTGAATAACCCGATGCAAAGCAACAGTACGGCGCCAATGATTGCCGCAACGTGCGGGTCGATAAAATTACCGAATCCTTCTGCCAGAAGCATCGCGACGCCTGTGCAGATCATGGTTATAACGCCGACAACAGTCAAAGCCACGGCGGGCATACGAATCTGCCGGATGCCGTAGGTAGCTCCGGCGACAAACGAGTCAAGGCTCACGGCCAGGGCCAGGAATATAACATACAAGATATTCATTTTAAAAACCCCCTGTGCGTAGATTACAGCCACGCTATAATATACGTTAACCTCAGAGAGGTGTGCTTGCATTACCTCTAAAACAGCTTGACCAACAACCGCTATGATAAATCCCGCCAAACCGATAGACAATCCGTTAGGATCACGAAAACAATCCTGCCTTTAATGAATTGGCAGGATTGTATGGAGTGCTGATTTTAGCAGCGTATCTACAGCATTCTAATTTTGGGACTTCAAGCTTTCCGCCACATCATCCAGCTTGGAAGCCGTCGCCCTGACGGCCTGCACCGCTTCCGCCACGTGATTGATGGCCTCGGCAATCTGCGAAGTCATCTCGTCGATATTCACCAATTTCTCTTGATTATTCTGGCTGTCGGACTGAATGCTTTTTATGATATCGGCTATTTTTTGGACTGATGCCGCCGAACTGTCGGCAAGGTTTCTAATCTCATTGGCCACCACCGCGAACCCTCGACCTTGCTCGCCTACACGCGCGGCCTCTATGGCGGCGTTGAGACCAAGCAAATTAGTTTGCCCAGCGACGTTTTTTATCATATCCAGTACTCGTTTTGTCTCCTGGACTCTAATCCCGGAGTCGTAAGATAGTTTTACAAGCGCCTTATTGGCAACCGCTACTTCCTGTGTCTGAGCCGACACCTCTTCCATAGTGCTGGCAATGGTAGTAATTGCCGTTGATAACTCCGATGCCAAATGGGTCATGGCATCTTGAACATCTACCGATTCAACGAAAGCTACCGCCCCTACGACCTGACCCTCTTGCGAAAATATCGGGGCTGCCGCTCCGATGTAAGGCACACCGAAAATTTCTCTGTCGCCGCGCATATAGACGACTCTTCCTTCGTCTATTGCCCTGACGATGGCCGTCCCGGGTTTCAGCGGCATTCCTGCCTGAACACCGGTATTAATTTTAGGATTGATCAGACTGAATATATACTTTTCCCGGTCGCATACCGCCATCGTGATGTCGCCGCGGACAAGTTCCTTGACAATCGGCAGTACGTGAAAGAATTCTTGCAAAATCATCATATTGTCCTCCGCCTCATGTCTCTCGCTGATTGCCCAATTCTGTGCATTCACTTTATCGCCCTTGCCCTCCCCTATTGATATTAACCGGAGAAGCCGGATTTCTCCGGCTTCTCCCCTTATCACAGAATCACAATAATCCTTGCACCCTATTCACTTAGAGAAAAAAGGCGGCATATGCTGTAGCCACCGCAGTAATCAGAAGCGGGACAATCGTGCTGCAGGCAAAGACATGCTTATAGGCTTGTTTGTGGTTGAGGCCCAGTACTGCGAACATCAGGAACAAGCCCGGGGAATGAGGCAGCGTGTCCAGCGCATCAGCGGAAATAGCCGTCAAGCGGTGAATAATCTCAAGGTCAGCGCCGGAATTGATAAAATTCGGCGCCATTGCGTTGTACATGATTTTCAGACCGCCGGAGGAGGAGCCGGTGACAGCAGATACGACCATGGTGGATAAAACGCCCTGGACGTATGGATTCATCTGCAGGCTTAGAACCCAGGCGACGATTGCCTTGAAAGCGGCGGAGCTCTGCACCACGGTGCCAAAGCCGACCACACCGGCAAGGCCGCCAATGCCGCTGATCCCGCCGTCCAAACCGTTAGTTAAAATTTCTTTCATATTCTTATTTTTGAATTTATCCATATTGAGAAGGTA of the Acetonema longum DSM 6540 genome contains:
- a CDS encoding manganese efflux pump, with protein sequence MNILYVIFLALAVSLDSFVAGATYGIRQIRMPAVALTVVGVITMICTGVAMLLAEGFGNFIDPHVAAIIGAVLLLCIGLFSIFQEYLTRNVGPYAPDSSQKITIRIGKLLIHIMADPEAVDFDRSKSISVSEAMMLGLALGLDNMVATFAACLLGILPLYTPIVMGMIQALLILLGIHAAIRFMPDRIKKKFPYFSGAMLVLMGIVRLVK
- a CDS encoding methyl-accepting chemotaxis protein; translation: MMILQEFFHVLPIVKELVRGDITMAVCDREKYIFSLINPKINTGVQAGMPLKPGTAIVRAIDEGRVVYMRGDREIFGVPYIGAAAPIFSQEGQVVGAVAFVESVDVQDAMTHLASELSTAITTIASTMEEVSAQTQEVAVANKALVKLSYDSGIRVQETKRVLDMIKNVAGQTNLLGLNAAIEAARVGEQGRGFAVVANEIRNLADSSAASVQKIADIIKSIQSDSQNNQEKLVNIDEMTSQIAEAINHVAEAVQAVRATASKLDDVAESLKSQN